TTATTTTTTCTCTAAGCCAAATTGATCGGATACCCGACGGGCTCAGATCAATTTGATAAAGGGTTTTTAGCTGAGCTGATACTTGAGCCTGGCCTAGGTGGGGAGTATCAAGAGAGAATTTAATAACCACATTTTCTACTTCTTTAGCCGTTCTATTTTTATGATGCTTATCTGGACAAAAGGTACGCTTCAATGCCAGGGGTCCCTTCTCTTTAAGTAGTCGACGGTTTTTGTAAATGGTTTCTCGAGAGCAACCACTGATCCGGGCTGCCTCAGACACATTCCCCAGCTCATCTGCCAATGCAATTGCATCCAGTTTCTGTTGTATTTCTAGGTCATACATGGGGTGTTTGGAGGGTTCAATGACTTCTGATATGGCAAGGCGACGACCCGCAAAATACGCGCTAAAATCACCACCGGGTCGCTTCCGAATTTCTATTTTTTGCTTAGCAAGCGAATACTTAAGGGCGGATTCTATTAAGTAAAATTTGTTGCCATAGCTGAAGGTATGGTCATTACGGATCTTCCGATACTCTTTTTGTATACAGATGTCGTCGAGGTTAAGACGCGCAGGGACAGGCGTAAATTCAGGGGCTATTTCTTTTGCTTTAACCACGATATTTTT
The window above is part of the Spartinivicinus poritis genome. Proteins encoded here:
- a CDS encoding helix-turn-helix domain-containing protein, with translation MRLRQINNRQCANDYLQTVFIPEFWQKNIVVKAKEIAPEFTPVPARLNLDDICIQKEYRKIRNDHTFSYGNKFYLIESALKYSLAKQKIEIRKRPGGDFSAYFAGRRLAISEVIEPSKHPMYDLEIQQKLDAIALADELGNVSEAARISGCSRETIYKNRRLLKEKGPLALKRTFCPDKHHKNRTAKEVENVVIKFSLDTPHLGQAQVSAQLKTLYQIDLSPSGIRSIWLREKINTKILRVKKAKRTASVV